DNA from Brassica napus cultivar Da-Ae chromosome C4, Da-Ae, whole genome shotgun sequence:
aacatatatatatgcttacTTATTTACATTACATTTTACACAATACATGTATATACtagtatatttttaactacggttatatatactttttatatactttttactaATTTACTCTTATAGTTTTAActgaaatcaaatattaaaattcatgttATTGTAAGTAGTCATGTTCCGATTATATATTGCAAAGTTGTGTAGTTATCCATTTTAAACTTGTCAAACTAATGACTTAATgaaatatatacatgtaaatcTTTTTGAAGGTTCTTTGTGATAGCAATAGCCATCGTAGCCAGCTATCTCGTCCTATCACTTCCCTTCTCCATCGTAACTATTGTACGTCCACTTGCGGTTGTACCACGGCTCATCCTCCTCATCTCTGACACCGTAATATCCTCTTTTTATatccaatttatttatttatttattattttaatttaattcattttgtttaatttatgtatatttgaaGGTGGTCTTAACGCTTACCACATCAGCTGCTGCTGCGGCTGCATCAATTGTCTACCTTGCACATAACGGCAACACAAACACCAATTGGCTCCCTATTTGTCAGCAATTTGGAGACTTCTGCCAAACCGCGAGTACTGCAGTTGTAGCCGCTTCTATCTCTGTTGTCTTCTTCGTCCTTCTCATAGTCATCTCTGCCATTGGCTTAAAAAGGCattgatttaatattttctgTTTGTCAAGATGGAAAATGGATCTATTGTGTTTTCATGCATATGTGTGTAGCTTGTGCTTTGTGTAACATGAGAGTTATAAGTATATGGTATCATTATGGTGTTGAAAGTGtaagttcatatatatatatttaagaagaTTTGTCTTGGTTCAGCTTGAAAAACAAGGAAAATTTGTGAGGATGTTTATACAAATGATTTTGCATTCAAACCATCATCCAAAATCACTTGCCAAGTTTACCAAACGAAAAACTCTGttcttttaataaattaaacaaataaattttggttttaacTTTTCAAAATAAACAAGTCATTTATAGTTAATTGTTTCGATCCATTCTTGTGCAGTTTTGAGGGAAAGTCTTTTCCTTCCATTCTCTCAACAACCTATATATTGTTGCTTGTCTCGACAAAAGGAGAAGCATATACAATTTAATAGAAAGCCTGAAAGTTCAGTAGTTGACTAATCAAAAGATTTAATAATCGGTAATGTCAGCTGGGTTATCCTTATGTTCTAGATAGTGAAACTACAATTAAAGAACATGTGATCTCTGGTTTTTTAGAAGATTCTTCAaaagtgtaatttttttttaaactccaAGATATATTGCAAGTGACTGATTGATTATGAATAAGTTAATAACCATACAAGGATGCTTCGCTTCAACACAATTGAAAGGAGTTAGTCCTTAAATTAACAAAGTTCGGGTTGTTTGTTTTATTGGCATGtaagaaaatgaaatgaaaataattaaagcTCATTTGCCTACGAAATTCAGAGACACATTTTGTGTTTACAATTTCACTCAGAGACACATTGTGTTACAACACACTTTCTTATACCAGGTTAGAACAAAGACCTGATCCAAATAAAGCAAGAACTTCTTGACATGAAGTAAGATATCAGCGAGATTGTTGAGGTTTTTGAGTGTATTAGATCTAAGGTCTAATTCTGGTTCTAAATCCAGATCCCCAGCCATTGCCATTGCGGGTCCCCGACCATTGTGCTGACTCCCAAgtctaaaaaaatttctttaaccACAAACACACAATCCCCACAGTCGTATCCGCacgtattaaaaataaaaacatgcaTCTCCTACACACGAAACTTTAGCCAAACTGACCACAACCTCTCTAACCACAGCCCAACTTCGTGGTTTCAATCACAACACCCATGTAGCCACAACCTCTCTAACCACAACCCAACTTCATGGTTTCAACCACAACACCCATGTAGCCACACCCTCTCTAACCACAACCTAATCTACATGTGGATGCTATTTTGAATACACCACCACAACCACAAACAAGAGATCCATAACCAAACTAACCATGACTTCTGAAGCGACGGAACTCGAAACGAAGCTCCCTTCGCCGGTTCTATCTCTTATATCTCTCCTCGCCTTATCTCTCACCTTCGTTGAAAAACGAAACCCACAACAAGTTACGTTTAAGGAACAACATTTATTACGAGCCAAACCAATACGCCTCTTCTGAACCATTAGatcttcttttaaaaaatgatccGACGGTCAAGAAA
Protein-coding regions in this window:
- the LOC106395644 gene encoding casparian strip membrane protein 1-like → MAKESTTIDVGEPSTVTKSTSHEKKKGFVAAAARGGYKRGLSIFDFLLRLAAIGITIGASSVMFTAEETLPFFTQFLQFQAGYDDFPTFQFFVIAIAIVASYLVLSLPFSIVTIVRPLAVVPRLILLISDTVVLTLTTSAAAAAASIVYLAHNGNTNTNWLPICQQFGDFCQTASTAVVAASISVVFFVLLIVISAIGLKRH